The Fibrobacter sp. UWB16 sequence CTTTGCCGCCAGCAGCTTCAATGGCAGCCTTTGCCTTTTCGCTGATAGCGTTAACCTTTACGTTGATAGCCTTGTCGATAGAACCAAAAGCGAGGACCTTGACCGGCAGTTCGACGTTCTTGATGAAGCCCTGGTCGAAGAGGACCTTGGCATCGAAATCAGTAACGCTGACACCAGCGAGGCGCTTCAGGTTCACGATCTGGAATTCAACACCAGCGTGCTTGAAGCCGCGC is a genomic window containing:
- the rplO gene encoding 50S ribosomal protein L15, which encodes MELNTLNPGKAAKGKSRKRIGRGPGSGWGTTAGRGQKGAGARKSAKAGRVAFEGGQMPIHRRIPKRGFKHAGVEFQIVNLKRLAGVSVTDFDAKVLFDQGFIKNVELPVKVLAFGSIDKAINVKVNAISEKAKAAIEAAGGKVEII